The genomic segment AAAAATGGAACCAAATTTGCGCCGAATTCGACGTAAACTGATTCCATTTCTGTGTACAACTCAGGCTCGTCTGTATCTAATTTGATAACAACTTCACCCTTAAAACTATATTTTGTTACGATTCTGCCTAAATAAAAACAATCTTCTTTACGCATAATTCGCAGAAATTATAATTATTCTGTTGCTTTTGCTTGTGCGTCGTCAATAGATTCTGGAGCCGCTTCTTCAGCAACTTCAGTTTCTGCAACTGGCTCAGCAACTTCTTCCACAACTGGTTTTGCTGCTTCGATTCTTGCTTCGTTTACTGCTTTTTCAGCAGCTAAAGCTTTTGCCTTTGCTTCAGATTCTGCTTTAGATAAACCAGCTTCTTTGTCAGCAATTTTGGCAGCTTTTTCTTCTACCCAAGCAGTAAATTTTGCATCAGCTTGTTCTTGAGTTAAAGCTCCTTTTCTTACACCACCAGCTAAATGGTTCTTTAACATTGCACCTTTGTAAGATAAAATGTTTTTTGCAGTATCTGTTGGTTGTGCACCATTTTGTAACCATTGTACAGCTTTATCTACATCTAAATCGATAACTGCTGGGTTAATGTTTGGATTGTAAGTACCAATTTTTTCAAGATATTTACCATCTCTTTTTGCACGAGCATCAGCAGCAACTATCCAATAGAATGGTTTCCCCTTTTTTCCGTGTCTTTGTAATCTGATTTTTACAGACATAATTTGTTAATTTTTTGAGGTTCTCGACCTCGATTATTAAAAATCTTACCATCTCGTAGTAAGTGGGCGCAAAAATACAAAAACCTTTTGAAATTAAAACCCTAATTTTCAACATTTTTTTGGGTGTTTTAACGGGCTATCACTACTCGTTTTTTTTTACTGTATTTACTTAAGTATCTGCTAATTCAAAGAACAATCAATTTTTGAGAAAACACAGAATAATTTTAGCAAAAAAGAGTTCAAACAAAAAGCCTGTCTTAAGCGCAGTCGAAAGGTTTTGTCCCTAACGCACTCACTTAATCTTAATGAAAGCTCTTAAAAAAAACTTAAATTCAAATGAGTCAAGAATCAAATCTTTTGCACTAAACGAAACCTTAAATATAATTTATCTTTGTGCTAAGATAAGATGTGAAACAATACGCATCTCAAAATAAATTATTGGAATTTAAAATGAGAATGATATTATGAAGTACACAGAAAAAATTTCGAATAAATTAAACGAATTATTAGAAAAAAACTACGATGCAGAAAAAGGATATTTGAATTCTGCTGAAAATGTAGACAGTTCTAAATTAAAAATTTTCTTTAAAAATAGGGCTTCAGAAAGAAGTATATTCGCAAAAGAATTAAGAACGGAAATTTTGTCTTACGGACAAATTCCAGAAGACGATGGTTCTTTTAAAGGAACAATGCACAGAAATTGGATGTCTTTAAAATCTTTATTTAGTTCTAACGACGAAGAAGCAATTTTAGAGGAAGCATTAAGAGGAGAAAAAGCGAGTTTAGACGAGTATGACGAAATGTTAAAGGAAGAAGCTTTTGCACCATCAACAAGAAAAATGTTGGAAAACCAACGACAACAAATTCAGGCTGCTATTAATTCTTTAAAATTAGAAGAGCACTTAGTATCGTAATTTAAAAACTATTTTAGTACAAATTAGTTAAAAACTAATTTTATTAAAAGTCAACCCTTAATTGGGTTGGCTTTTTTTGTTGTTGATAAGTACACATAAATTAACAGTTTTAAATCTCTTATGT from the Polaribacter cellanae genome contains:
- a CDS encoding ferritin-like domain-containing protein, which produces MKYTEKISNKLNELLEKNYDAEKGYLNSAENVDSSKLKIFFKNRASERSIFAKELRTEILSYGQIPEDDGSFKGTMHRNWMSLKSLFSSNDEEAILEEALRGEKASLDEYDEMLKEEAFAPSTRKMLENQRQQIQAAINSLKLEEHLVS
- a CDS encoding 30S ribosomal protein S16; protein product: MSVKIRLQRHGKKGKPFYWIVAADARAKRDGKYLEKIGTYNPNINPAVIDLDVDKAVQWLQNGAQPTDTAKNILSYKGAMLKNHLAGGVRKGALTQEQADAKFTAWVEEKAAKIADKEAGLSKAESEAKAKALAAEKAVNEARIEAAKPVVEEVAEPVAETEVAEEAAPESIDDAQAKATE